The genome window GTCTATATATGAACGAGAATGACAAAATCAAAGCATTGAAGGTTTATAAAAGTTTGGTGAAAAATTTTCCGAAATCGTATGCGGGGTATTTCTTTCTGGGAAAGATATATGCTGAAAAACAATATCTAAAAGCCGAAAAAGCTTACAGGAAAGCCCTGGAAATAGAACCGGCGCTTGAAGAAGCACGGTTTGAACTTATTAAACTCTACACAAACAACAAAAAATGGGGGAATGTAGAAAAATTATATAAAGAGATACTTGAAGAGGACCCGGACAATATTAAAGCAGGCCTGGGATTAGGCTTGTATTATGCAAAAAAGGGAAAGCAGAAAAAGGCTGAAAACCTTTTCAGGCAGTTCGGAGAAAGAAGCTTGCTGGACGACAATGTAATAAGAAATATAATTCAGCAATATTTAGTTCCAAAACGATTTGATGATGCCGGTATAATTCTTGAGGGTATGCTAAAGGGCGCTCCTGACAGTTCGAACTTACACTACCTGGCAGGTATGACCTTTGACGGACTAAAGGATCATGATACGGCCATAGCACATTTTAAGCGGGTAACCCCGGATTCAAAATTTTATGAAAATTCCGCCACCCATGTTTTTTTTCTTTACCAGCAACAGGGTAAGATAGATGAAGCAATAGCGGCATTAAAAAAATTAATAAAAAACATTCCGGATAATCCGAAACTTTTTTTATATCTGGGAACATTTTATGAAGAGGATGAAGAGTATGAAAAAGCAATTGATGCTTTTAAAAAGGGAATTGGAATCGATCCTGAAAATACAAGACTCCTTTTCCGGTTAGGTGTTGTTTATGACAAGTGGGGCAAAAGAAAAAAATCTATCGAGTCTATGCAATCGGTAATAAGAGTAGACCCTGAACATGCAGACGCTTTGAATTATATCGGATATACATATGCTGATTCAGGAGAGAATCTGGATGAAGCCGAGAGATTGATCCTGGAAGCGATGAAGCATAAACCCGATGACGGTTATATTATCGACAGTTTAGGTTGGGTCTATTATCAGAAAGGCCTCTTCAGGCAAGCTGCAACGACCCTTGAAAAGGCAGTTAATATTGTTCCGGATGATCCTGTTATAATGGAACATCTGGGGGATGCTTACCTGAAAACAAACAAAAAGAAAAAAGCTCTTGAAATCTACAGAAACTCTCTTAAGCTGAAAAAAAAGGATACAAAAACGCTTTTAAAAAAAATCAAAAAACTGGAGGTGGCGGAATAATTGTTAAGCATGGGCATCTTATAATTATTATTTTTTTCTTTGTATCTTCCTGCAGCACCATCATCGGAACAACTCCAAAACCGGCAGTTCAGTTAAAGGCTCAATCCATACCGCCAAAAAAAGGGTACGCTGCGGAAAGCATTCTTGCTGATCTAAAAAAAAAAATTATGGGCTCAAAACATTCAAAGGCACAGGCACAATCAAATTTTATAATAAAGGGATCCGTCAAATCACGCGTATTGCCTGGGCAGGATCGCTTCCTGATAAAATACGTATGGAAATTCTCAACGCTGCCGGCCAACCGGACTTAAGTATTGCAGGCGATG of Desulfosarcina sp. BuS5 contains these proteins:
- a CDS encoding tetratricopeptide repeat protein, yielding MKPNIKKLSTIIFLIFLFYSCGIKTKVTQETRQPDKQSASFFKSDGKYYYFTEAQIQKKGGNYSEAIKYIQKAIERDPGSIYLHKELTILYLHQEENQKALQVTEQILKKHPDNIDFLIILGRINHGRQNLDNAKNAYEKVIKLDPKQKEIYLILGSLYMNENDKIKALKVYKSLVKNFPKSYAGYFFLGKIYAEKQYLKAEKAYRKALEIEPALEEARFELIKLYTNNKKWGNVEKLYKEILEEDPDNIKAGLGLGLYYAKKGKQKKAENLFRQFGERSLLDDNVIRNIIQQYLVPKRFDDAGIILEGMLKGAPDSSNLHYLAGMTFDGLKDHDTAIAHFKRVTPDSKFYENSATHVFFLYQQQGKIDEAIAALKKLIKNIPDNPKLFLYLGTFYEEDEEYEKAIDAFKKGIGIDPENTRLLFRLGVVYDKWGKRKKSIESMQSVIRVDPEHADALNYIGYTYADSGENLDEAERLILEAMKHKPDDGYIIDSLGWVYYQKGLFRQAATTLEKAVNIVPDDPVIMEHLGDAYLKTNKKKKALEIYRNSLKLKKKDTKTLLKKIKKLEVAE